One window of the Cryptomeria japonica chromosome 7, Sugi_1.0, whole genome shotgun sequence genome contains the following:
- the LOC131030010 gene encoding probable truncated L-gulonolactone oxidase 7, mitochondrial: MTVTVDAGVEMRILLDATRSEGACVSSHDRLGWVVHGRNEGYAKLIHLTEKDEEIKAARVSLGVLEPFLRWPLLWRRYFRLMEVCAEEMNNAKINVSNFCKLVRRGVEQGIKTGNGFLNDGKTFRGYPVVGYNHLMQSASGCQFDSRYKENDLCPWKAKKLKSNDTICGWDTQVNGVYYYHTSIAIPLSRITEAIRDLKQLRDMDPSAFCALESYVGVLFRYFKGSTDYLSHKEDSVVVEFNYFRYRELGRPRWNGHLMDEIEQMLLQKYGGVPHFGKNRVYTFDGAANRTANPGKFLEVKKHLDPKGYFSSGWSDGVLGIGKGLQIWRDGCALDGLCVCKEDRHCAPDKGFVCRAEKFGRMLMFACNCDTEKCNLSVMKSIYMTINVS, encoded by the exons ATGACGGTTACAGTTGATGCAGGGGTTGAGATGAGAATACTCCTGGATGCCACTCGCAGCGAAGGGGCTTGCGTTTCCTCACACGACCGACTGGGATGGGTTGTCCATGGCCGGA ATGAAGGATATGCAAAGCTTATTCATTTGACAGAGAAAGACGAGGAAATCAAAGCCGCTAGGGTTTCACTGGGAGTATTGGAGCCATTTCTCAGGTGGCCTTTGCTGTGGAGAAGAT ATTTTCGTCTGATGGAAGTTTGTGCAGAGGAAATGAACAACGCGAAGATAAATGTGAGTAATTTCTGCAAGTTAGTCAGGAGAGGGGTCGAGCAAGGCATTAAGACAGGGAATGGATTTTTGAACGATGGGAAAACTTTCAGAGGCTATCCTGTGGTGGGCTATAATCACCTTATGCAGAGTGCCTCGGGTTGCCAGTTCGATTCCCGCTATAAGGAGAACGATCTATGTCCGTGGAAGGCAAAGAAATTAAAAAGCAATGATACTATTTGCGGTTGGGACACACAAGTGAATGGCGTCTATTATTATCATACTTCCATTGCAATCCCTCTGTCGAGAATAACGGAAGCCATCAGAGACCTGAAGCAGCTTCGCGACATGGATCCAAGTGCATTTTGCGCCCTTGAATCCTATGTGGGAGTGTTATTTCGTTATTTTAAGGGGTCCACCGATTACTTGTCCCATAAGGAAGATAGTGTGGTGGTCGAATTTAATTACTTCCGTTACCGAGAGCTGGGAAGGCCACGGTGGAATGGGCATTTAATGGATGAGATTGAACAGATGCTTTTGCAAAAGTATGGAGGGGTGCCGCACTTTGGGAAGAATCGAGTGTATACATTCGATGGAGCAGCCAATCGAACTGCGAATCCGggcaaatttttggaagtaaagaAGCATCTGGACCCAAAAGGGTATTTCTCCAGTGGGTGGTCGGATGGAGTGCTGGGGATCGGCAAAGGTTTACAAATATGGCGAGATGGGTGTGCTTTAGATGGGCTCTGCGTTTGCAAAGAAGATCGTCATTGCGCTCCGGACAAAGGATTCGTTTGCAGAGCCGAAAAATTTGGAAGAATGCTAATGTTTGCATGCAACTGTGATACTGAGAAATGCAATCTTAGTGTCATGAAATCTATCTATATGACAATAAATGTGTCATGA